Within the Tessaracoccus flavescens genome, the region CGCTCAACCCGCGGTCGCCTGTTCCCGCAGCGCTCCATCGCGTCCACGTCACGCACCGTCCCTGTGTCAACCCGGAGATCGTCCGTCGCTGGACATCTCCCGGCAGGACCTGCACCTTTCCGACGATAACGAGCCCACCGTTCCGCGTAGTGGTACAGCGGCTGGCGTTCCTCGGCCCGATGCCGGCATCCGCATCGGTCCATCAGAAGTCCGCGGGCTGCCGGACAGCTCCATCGCGGGCCGTCGCACCTCGGTGTCGGCCTTCGTCTGCCTCGTCCGACCATGGCACACAGGGTGGCGGGCCTCGGAGGTGTCCAGTAGGTGCCTCGGGCGGGTCCGGGGGCTTGAGTCAGCGAGCCTCTGTGGCAAGCTAGGCGGGTCGAGAAATCCGGGAGGTGGGGGTATGGCCGACGAGGTCGGGCGCCGTGGTGCGCCGTCCCCCGACGAGCCTGAACAGTCCCCCGCCGAGAGCAGGAGCCGACGCGGTCGCGCCTGGGACGAGCCGACCTCCCGGCACGCAACGCCCGGGCACCGCGGCCGCTTCGCCGACGAGTGGGACGACGAGCCGACCGGACGCTTCGCCCTTGACGACGATAACCCCGACGACGAACCGCCCGGACGCTTCGCCCTTGACGATGATGACCGGGACGACGAACCGACCGGGCGCTTCGCGGCCATTCCCGCGCCCGTCGACCCGATCAGCCCACGGGGGCGTTTCGCGCGCCGCGAGGACACCGAAGACGACCCGGTCCACTCGCGACCAGCGCGGGGAGCGCTCGGACGCTTCGCCTCGACCGCCGAGCAGGACGACGCCGACCTCTCAGACGATGAGCCCACCGGACGGTACGGCTTCCTCGAGGCGGAACTGCAGGGGCGCTTCGCCTCCGCACCGGACGAAGACGAACCCACCGGCCGCTTCGCCATCGGCTCACGCGCCCTGCGTGACCTCAATGACGATCCGCAGCCGGGGCCCGGCAGGCACGCCTCCCCAGATGCGGATGATCCTCCGGCTGAGGCGGCGACGGGGACGCTGATCCCCGAACCGGGTGCGCTCGCGCCGACCGGTGCACCGACTCCGACCACCGTCGAGGCGGTCCAGCCCGCGTTCTCGGGCCTGACTCCCCCTCCGGCGACGAGCCCGGTCGAGCCGGAGCCCCAGCCAAGTCCCGATCCCGTCATCGAGACGGCCCAGGGCGGGCCGGCGCTCTTCTCGTGGGACCAGCTGACCCCGCGAACCACGACGTCGCAGACCATGACGCCGACCCCCGCAACCCCGGTCGCCCCGACCAGTCCTGTCACACTCGGCCCCACCGCTGAGGACTCTGAGGACGCTTCACCGCCCGAGACCGTGCAGGCTGAGGTGCCCTGGCAGCCTTCGCCGTCCGAGGAGCCGGAGCCGGTCGTCGCGACCGGCGGATCGGGCGGAGGCGCGAGGCACGGTTCGCCGTCGTCACCGTCAGGCGATGACAACGCGCCGCGTCGACGGTGGGTGGCGGTCGCCGTGCTCGGGGTCGTGCTGGCCGTCGTGATCGGAGCCCTCTACCTCTACTTCGGCGATTCGCCCGAGACCGCGTCTCCCGGGCCGGGCGCCACCACCCCATCCAGCCAGGTCAGCGCCTCGCCGGGCACGCCGGGTGCAACCCCCACCGGGTCGACCGCGCCGGAGCCGACTGAGTCCCAGGCGCCCGGCTCCACCGAGCCGTCCGGCACCCCTGGCGGCCAGCCGGCCACGGCTTCGCCGAGCGCGACGACGACGCCCGCGCCGAGCACCCCTGCCACGCCGTCACCGGTGGTCCTCGACCTCACCGACGCGCAGGTCACGGTGCTGCCCGGCTGGCGGCTCTACGCCGACGAGGTGGTCCAGGAGAGCCGACGCCTGATCCGGATCAAGCAGCTCGCCACCGACACCAGGATCCAGATCGTCACCCTCCCAGGGATCACGGGTCCGCTGACCGACGCCTGCACGGATCTGGTCAACGACCACCGGGGCTCCTACTCCAACGTCGCGGCCTCGCTCGCCGTGTCCGTGCCGGTCGCCACAGGCGCTGAGGGGATCGCCTGCAGCTTCACGGGAACCCGGACCAGCGACAACGTGCCCACCCGGGTCGACTTCACCATCGTGCGACGCGACTCGGACGCGATGTCGCTCGTGTTCCGCGACACGAGGCCGCAGGAGGTGCCCGCCGACTCGCCCGCCCTCGCGGAGCTGGTCCGCATCGAGTGTGCCGCAGCCGACTCCTTCGGCGTGACGATCTCGCAGTGCGCGAGCGCTACTCCTGTCCAGGGCGGCGGCTGAGCTGATCGAACACCGGGCGCAGCTGCATCCACCACTGGCGCTTCGGCCGCTGGTTGTCCCAGTCCATGTCCCCGGTCACGTCGCGCAGCGGGGCGAGCAGGCCGGCGGCCTCGCTCGAGGCCGCCACGTATTCGCTGCGCCCCTCCACCAGCTGCGCGTCCAGGTTCGAGATCGCCATGTAGGCCAGCCGGGTGGCGTTGATCCGGTCGAACGGCGAGGGCGAGCCTCCCTGCTGGATGTGACCGACGACGGCGTCACGCACCGAGTACAGCCCGTGGCCCTCGGCCTCGAACAGCTTCGAGATCACGTCACCGGTGTAGAACTGGCTCGCCTCCTCGCCCATCACGGCGAGATAGAACGACCGGCCTGACTCGAACGCGTCGACGAGGGCCGCCACGTCGGTGGTCAACTGCTCGAGCGTGATCCCCGTCTCCGGCAGGTACGCCTTCTCGGCGCCGCCTGCGATGGCGCCGAGCAGCGGCAGGAACCCGCAGGTGCGGCCCATCGTCTCGACGACGAAGGCCCGCTTGCTGGCCGATGCCGACATGCGCACCATGTCGATCGAGCTCACGATGGTGTTGAGCGCCGTGTCGGCTCCCACCGCCATCGGCCACTTGGGCAGGTTGTTGTCGATGCTGGCGGGGAGCAGGGCGATCGGGATGTTGAAGGCCGGGTAGCGCTTCCGCTCCGCCTCCATCATGGAGACGGTCGCATAGGCGTGGTAGCCGCCCATGACGAGCAAAGCGTCGATCCCGTTCTCCTCGAGGGTGCGGGCCATGCGGTACAGGTCGGCCTCCACGGGCACGTAGCGGCGCGTCCCGAAGGTCGCGCCACCGGTGTTGGCCATGCCCTCCACATCTGACCAGCTCACCTCGCGGATGTCGCCGGAGATCAGGCCGGGGACACCGCCCTGGATGGCGAACAGGTCGTAGCCGCGGTCGAGCCCGGCCCGGACGGCCACCCGCGCCAACTGGTTCATGCCTGGGGCGAGGGCGCCTGCGTGCATGACGGCGATCCGCTTGGCGTCCGCGCTCGGCAGGACACTCGGCCTCGCCTCGGAGAGCATCCGGTAGATCTCCACCATGGTGGTGAAGCCGACGCCGCGGGCCTCGATGGCCGCCTCGTAGTCGCCCTCGGCGACATAGTCGGAGACCCGGCGGGTCGCCTCGACCGCCTCGATCAGGGGCGTGCAGTGCACCTCGTCGCGACGCACGCCGACCAGCAGCGGCTCGGACAGCGCGTCTGCCTCCAGCACGCGCTTCACGGCCTCCACACCGCAGGCGGTGGCCATCCAGCGGTCATAGGCCGACGGGGTTCCGCCACGCTGCACGTGGCCGAGGATCGTGATCCTCGCCTCCTCGCCGGTCAGGTCGCGCAGCACACCCTGGATCCGCTCTGCGGTGATGGCATGGCCCTCACGGTCGGCCGCGCCCTCGGCCACGATGATGATCGAGTCGCGCCTGCCTGCGGCCCGTCCCCTGCCAAGCACGTCGACCATGCGCTCCTCCCATCCGTCGCGCGGCGGCGACTCGGGGAGGAAGGTGTAGTCGGCGCCGCCCGCGATGGCCGTCATCAGGGCGAGGTAGCCGCAGTGACGGCCCATCACCTCGACGATGAACGTGCGGCGGTGGGACTCGGCGGTCGAGCTGATCGCGTCGACGGCCTCGGTGATCCGGTGCATGGCGGAGTCGGTGCCGATGGTCATGTCGGTGCCGACCATGTCGTTGTCGATCGAGCCGACCAGCCCCGCGATGTTGAGATGGGGGTGCGCCAGCGCCTGTTCGGCAGTGATCCGCCCCGCCTCGACGAGTTCGGCGACATACTCCGGCCAGGCGAGGCAGAGTGCACGGCTCCCGGTCAGCGACCCGTCGCCGCCGATGACGATCAGCCGGTCGATGCCGTTGAGGATCAGGTTCTCGACGGCGCGGAGCTGCCCCTCACGGGTGCGGAACTCCTGCGAGCGGGCGGTGCCGATGACGGTTCCGCCCTTGTTGAGGATGCCGGAGACGTCGCTCCAGCCCATGTGTTGGATGTGGTCGCCGCCGAGGATCGCTCCCTGCCACCCTTCACGGATGGCGAACACCTCGGCGCCCTGGTGTATGCCCGCACGCACGATCGCTCGTACCGCGGCATTCATCCCCTGCGCATCCCCGCCCGACGTCATCACGCCGATGCGGGCCCTCATCGACGCGAGCCCTTGGGGCGAAGCACCTTCGTGGCCTGCCAGTCCGGCGCCACGCTGGCGGTCTTCGTCAGGGTGAGGCCGGCGACGGTGACGCCCTCGGCGATGGAGGCTGCTGAGATGAACCCAGGCCTGCCGACCTTGGGGGTGAAGAGCCAGATGGGGCCTGCCTCTGCCAGATCGGTCATGGCGTCGACGAGGCCGTCGGCGACGTCGCCGTCCTCCTCGCGCCACCAGAGGATCACCGCGTCGACCGCCTCAAGCGGGTCGTCGATCATCTCGGCGTCGATACTGTCCATGATGTCGTCGCGCAGGTCGGCGTCAACGTCCTCGTCCCAGCCGAGCTCCTGGACGATCATTCCAGGGGTCAGGCTGAGCAGGTCCGCGCCCGCCACTGCTTCATTGGTCGACTTTCCTTCTGCCGTGTCCACGGGTCCAAGCCTGCCAGATGCGGGCCGCAATTTCACGACCGCCCCCGGTAAGCGTGAGCGGGGCCGGTCCCGAAGGACCGGCCCCGCTTGGCGTTGAAGGGTGGATCAGGCGTCGCCGCCCGCGTTGCCCGAGGCGCCCGCGGTCACGTCGTCGAGCTTGTACTTCGCCGCCGCCTCGCTCGCCCACTCCTGCGGAACCTCGCCGTTGGCGGCGAGACGTTGCAGCACCGCGACAGCGACGGAGGGACCGTCGATGTTGAAGTAGCGGCGCGCCGCCGCGCGGGTGTCGGAGAAGCCGAACCCGTCGGCGCCGAGCGTCGTGTAGTCACCCGGGACCCACTGGCGGATCTGGTCAGGCACCGCACGCATGTAGTCGGAGACCGCCACGACAGGGCCGGGGGCGTCCTTCAGCTTCTGCTCGATCCAGGTCGCCTCGAAGTCGCCGTTCGGGTCGTGGAACAGCTTCGCGTCGAGCTCGAGGCCCTCGCGGCGCAGCTCGCCCCACGAGGTCACGGACCAGACGTCAGCGACCACGCCGTAGTCGTTCTTCAGCAGCTCCTGGGCCTCGAGCGCCCACGGGACGCCGACGCCGGACGCGAGGATCTGTGCCCGACGGGCGTCGTCGCCGACGCCCTCGGTGGATCCGGGCTTGACGAGGTACATGCCGCGGAGGATGCCCTCCACCTCGACGCCCTCGGGCTCGGCGGGCTGCACGATCGGCTCGTTGTAGACCGTCAGGTAGTAGATGACGTTCTCGGCGTCCTCGCCGTACATGCGGCGCAGGCCGTCACGGACGATGTGGGCGATCTCGTAGCCGTAGGCCGGGTCGTACTGGACCACCGCGGTATTGGTCGAGGCGAGGATCGGCGAGTGGCCGTCCATGTGCTGGGTTCCCTCACCGGTGAGCGTGGTGCGTCCGGCGGTCGCGCCGATCAGGAAGCCTCGCGCCAGCTGGTCGGCTGCCGCCCAGATGGCGTCGGCGGTGCGCTGGAACCCGAACATCGAGTAGAAGACGTAGATCGGGACCATCGGCTCGCCGTGAGTGGCATACGAGCTGCCCGCGGCGGTGAAGGAGGCGACCGAGCCTGCCTCGTTGATGCCGGTGTGGATGATCTGGCCCGACTTGGACTCGCGGTAGCTCAGGAACAGCTCGTTGTCGACGGGCGTGTAGTTCTGGCCGTGCGGGTTGTAGATCTTGATCGTCGGGAAGAAGGCGTCCATGCCGAAGGTGCGGGCCTCGTCCGGGATGATCGGCACCACGCGCGGGGCGAACTGCTTGTCGCGCATCAGGTCCTTGAGCAGGCGGACGAAGGCCATCGTCGTGGCGACCTGCTGGTTGCCCGAGCCCTTCTTCGACGACTCGTACGCCTTGTCGCCGGGCAGCGAGATGAACTTCCGGTCGCCTCGCCGCTCGGGCAGGTA harbors:
- a CDS encoding DUF3052 domain-containing protein, translated to MIVQELGWDEDVDADLRDDIMDSIDAEMIDDPLEAVDAVILWWREEDGDVADGLVDAMTDLAEAGPIWLFTPKVGRPGFISAASIAEGVTVAGLTLTKTASVAPDWQATKVLRPKGSRR
- a CDS encoding 6-phosphofructokinase; the encoded protein is MRARIGVMTSGGDAQGMNAAVRAIVRAGIHQGAEVFAIREGWQGAILGGDHIQHMGWSDVSGILNKGGTVIGTARSQEFRTREGQLRAVENLILNGIDRLIVIGGDGSLTGSRALCLAWPEYVAELVEAGRITAEQALAHPHLNIAGLVGSIDNDMVGTDMTIGTDSAMHRITEAVDAISSTAESHRRTFIVEVMGRHCGYLALMTAIAGGADYTFLPESPPRDGWEERMVDVLGRGRAAGRRDSIIIVAEGAADREGHAITAERIQGVLRDLTGEEARITILGHVQRGGTPSAYDRWMATACGVEAVKRVLEADALSEPLLVGVRRDEVHCTPLIEAVEATRRVSDYVAEGDYEAAIEARGVGFTTMVEIYRMLSEARPSVLPSADAKRIAVMHAGALAPGMNQLARVAVRAGLDRGYDLFAIQGGVPGLISGDIREVSWSDVEGMANTGGATFGTRRYVPVEADLYRMARTLEENGIDALLVMGGYHAYATVSMMEAERKRYPAFNIPIALLPASIDNNLPKWPMAVGADTALNTIVSSIDMVRMSASASKRAFVVETMGRTCGFLPLLGAIAGGAEKAYLPETGITLEQLTTDVAALVDAFESGRSFYLAVMGEEASQFYTGDVISKLFEAEGHGLYSVRDAVVGHIQQGGSPSPFDRINATRLAYMAISNLDAQLVEGRSEYVAASSEAAGLLAPLRDVTGDMDWDNQRPKRQWWMQLRPVFDQLSRRPGQE